DNA sequence from the Longimicrobiaceae bacterium genome:
GTGGAGTTCCAGGGGCTCCCGGCGCGCATCTGCTGGCTGGGGCAGGGGGAGCGGGCGAAGTTCGGCGTCGCGCTCAACGACCTGGTGGCGAGCGGGGAGCTGAGCGCGCCCATCGTGATCGGACGCGACCACCTGGACACCGGCTCCGTCGCATCGCCCTTCCGCGAGACGGAATCGATGCGCGACGGCAGCGACGCCATCGCCGACTGGCCGATCCTCAACGCGCTGGTAAACGTGGCGAGCGGGGCGAGCTGGGTCTCGTTCCACCACGGCGGCGGCGTCGGCATCGGCAACTCGCTGCACGCCGGCCAGGTCATCGTGGCGGACGGGACGCCCGAGATGCGCGAGCGGCTGGAGCGCGTGCTCACCAACGACCCCGGCATGGGCGTGATCCGCCACGCCGACGCGGGCTACGAGACGGCCATCGACACCGCGCGCGACCAGGGCCTCCGCATCCCCATGCGCGACACGGCGACCGACTTCGGGGCGGCGTAGCGGTGCGGGAGATGGCCGGCTGCTCGCGTTTCGGTCTCCGCCGCGAGCACGAAGTCCCACGCGCACACCGCCGGATCGGGCGGGAGATGCACGGCCCTTCATCGCATCTACCGTCATTCGAACCGTATCCACGCTTCTGCTCTTCGGCGGATGGGAGATGAGGACGTGACCACGGGAGATGCGGGACCGGCGACGGGGCTCGAGCCGCGGACGCGGTTCGTGGGATGTGGCGGGGTGCGGCTGCACGCGCTGGACTGGGGCGGAGACGGGCCGCCGCTCGTCTTCCTGCCCGGCCTGGGGCAGAGCGCGCACGTCTTCCGCGAGATCGCGCCGGAGTTCGCGGGCGAGTATCGCGTGGTCGCCCTCACCGCGCGCAGCCACGGCGAGTCGGACGCGCCGGAGCACGGCTACACGGTGGATGCGTTCGCCGCCGACCTGCGCGGGGCGATGGACGAGCTGGGGATCGGGCGCGCGGTGCTGGCGGCGCACTCCGCGGCGGGCGCGTGGGCCACGCGCTTCGCGGCGGACCACCCGGACCGCGTCCGCGCGATGATCTACCTGGACGCGGTGACGGACTACGCCGGCTACCTGGACGTGCAGGTCCGGAACCCGTATCCCGCGCCTCCCCGCCCGCGCTCCGGCGACACTGCGGCGGAGCGCGAGTGGATGCGCCGCCACGTGCCCGGCTTCTGGTGCGGCGCGCTGGAAGCCGACCTCGCCACCCGCCCCCCCGCGGCCGAGCTGATGGAGCGGTCGATGGCGATGGCCTCGCTGTTCGGCGAGGTGGCCGCGCATCCCCAGCCCTACGCCGGCCTTCGCTGCCCGGCCCTGGCGCTCGTCGCCACGGACACGGTAGAGACGCAGTATCCCTGGCTGGATGCGGCCGACGCCGAGAAGCGCGGGAAGGCGGAGGCGTACATTCGCACGGTGCGCGCGCCCTGGCGGGCCGCCGCGGTGGAGCGCTTCCGCCGCGAGGCGCCGGGCGGGCGCGTGCTGGAGATGCCGGGCGGGCACTTCTTCTTCCTCAGCCAGCGCGAGCGGACGGCAGCCGAGATCCGCGCGTTCCTCTCCCCCCTCGACCACGCGGCCACGTGACCACAGGAACCGGCTACGTAGACCCCGCCTACCTGGACGCCGCGGCGCGTCTCGCGGAGAGCGGCAAGCGGCTCAGCTACGAGCGCATGAGCCTCACGCCCGGCGAGACGGCGCTGGACGTGGGCTGCGGCCCCGGCACCGACACGCTGCACATGGCGGAGCTGGTGGGCCCCACCGGCCGCGTGGTGGGCGTGGACCGCGACCCGGAGATGATCGCCGAGGCCAACCGTCGCGCGGAGATCGTGGGCGTGGACGACTTCGTGGAGCACCAGCTGGCGGACGCAGCGGCGCTCCCGTTCGCGGACGGCTGCTTCGACGGGGTGCGCAGCGAGCGGCTCTTCCTGCACCTGGGCGAGCCGGAGCGCGTGCTTGCGGAAATGGTGCGCGTGACCCGCGCCGAGGGCTACGTGGTGGTGATGGACACCGACTGGGGCACGCGCACGGTGGACAGCCCAGAGGTGGACCTGGAGCGCCGGTTCGCGCGCGTGCTGGCGGAGACGTGCCTCGCCAACGGCTACTCCGGCCGGCGGCTCTTCGGCCTCGCGCGCCGTGCCGGGCTGGCGGACGTGCGTGTGGACCCGGTGCCGCTGGTCATCACCGACTACGGCTTCTTCAGCCTGCTCTCGCGCATGGAGATGGCCGTGGACGCCGCCCTCCGCACCGGCGCCCTCACCGCCGCCGAGCTCGCGCGGCTGGACGAGACCTGGCGCGCCATGGACGACGCCGGCGACTTCTTCGCCCTCACCACCATGCTCATGGTGACGGGCCGGAAACCGTAAAACGATCTTGCCGTCGGGATCGCGACCGGCTCGGTTGATGCGGTCAAGCCACTCGCGAGCACATCCACATCTCAGGAGCCGGACCGATGTCTTCCCTCGCGCAACGCCGCTACACTCCCGAGGAGTACCTGGCGCTGGAACGTGCGTCCACGGACGGCAAGCACGAGTACGTGAACGGGCACATCTTCGCGATGAGCGGGGCCAGCGAGTCGCACATCGTCATTGCCGGCAACATCTTCGGGCTGCTCCGGCTCGACGTTCGCAAACGCGGGTGCGCGGCCTACGCCAACGAGATGCGCGTGCAGGTGAACACCACCGGCATGTACACGTACCCTGACGTGGTCGCCGTATGTGGTCCGGCCGAGTGGGCTGACGCGTATGTCGATACGCTGGTCAATCCAGTGCTGATCGTGGAAGTGCTGTCGGATTCGACCGAGAAGTACGACCGCGGCGAGAAGTTCGCTCATTACCGGCGCTTGGAGTCTCTGCGGGAATACGTTCTGGTGTCGCAGACTACAATGCGCGTCGAGCGATTCGTGCGTGACGGCGATCACTGGCGTTTCGACGCGGTGGAAGATCCCGAAGGAACGCTCGCGCTCGAGTCCGTCGGATGCTCGCTGGCCGTCAGGGATATCTACCAGTTCGTGAGCTTCCCCGCTGACGGGCTCACCTCCATCTGACCCACGCGCGGCACCGCATTCCCGTTCTCGCGGCACCTCCGGCCGTACATCTCCCGAGCAGCCTGAAGCACGCCTTCCCGCCCGCGGCTACGGTGCGCCGTAGACCGCGGCGGACTTCTGCGCGTATTATCTCCGCTCCACATCCTCCTCCCGCCCCGTCGCCGGCCGCATGGACCTCACGATCCGCAACCTCTCGAAGACGTACGGCAGCCTCCAGGCGCTGAACGACGTGTCGCTGGTGATCCCGCGCGGCATGTTCGGGCTGCTGGGGCCCAACGGGGCGGGGAAGAGCACGCTCATGCGCATCCTCGCCACGCTGCAGGAGGCGGATTCGGGCAGCGTTACGCTGGGCGAGACGGACGTGCTGCGGCAGAAGGACGAGGTGCGGTCCATGCTGGGCTACCTGCCCCAGGAGTTCGGCCTCTACCCCAAGGTGGAGGCCGAGGAGCTGCTCGAGCACTTCGCGCTGCTCAAGGGCATCGCGAACGTGCGGCAGCGGCGCGAGACCGTGCGCGCGTTGCTGGAGCAGACGAACCTGTACGACGCGCGCAAGAAGAAGGTGGGCGGCTTCAGCGGGGGGATGCGGCAGCGGTTCGGGATCGCGGTGGCGCTCATCGGCAACCCAAGGCTCATCATCGTCGACGAGCCGACCGCGGGGCTGGACCCGGCGGAGCGCGTGCGGTTCCTGAACCTGCTGAGCGAGCTGGGCGAGAACGCCGTCGTGATCCTCTCCACGCACATCGTGGAGGACGTGAGCGAGCTGTGCTCGCGGATGGCGATCATCAACCGCGGGCGCATCTTGCTGGAGGCGGAGCCGCTGGTGGCGGTGGAGCGGCTGCGCGGCCGCGTGTGGCGCCGCACGGTGGACAAGGCGGACCTGCCCGCGGTGGAGGCACGGCACCGCGTGATCTCCACGAAGCTGCTCGCCGGACGCACGGTCGTGCACGTGATCGCGGCGGAACGGCCCGGCCCGGAGTTCGACGCCGTGGAGCCGGACCTGGAAGACGTCTACTTCGCCACCATGCTCGGCGTGGTCCGCAACGCGCCTGCCGCCCCGCCCGCGCCCGTCCCCGACGAGATCGTCGCGCTCTCAGGCGTGGACCGCGCCGCGATTCTGCCCATCCACACGCAACCCGCCCCCGCGCCCGACACCCTCGCATCCGCCGGGAACGTAGATGCTCGCGTATCCGCCGAAACGGTCGATCCTAGCGCATCTGACGAAAACGCCGAGGACCGTGCATCCGACGAAAGCGTCGCCGCGCCCGCATCTCCTGTCACGCCCGCAGCCCCGCCGCGTGAAGAGATCATCCTCGCGTCCGCATCTCCCGAAACAGCGCAATCGGGAGATGCGGATGCTGCGATCCCGTCGCCCGGCGAAGCAGTGGATGCCGCCGCCGCACATCTCCCGATCCCGCAGCACGTGGCAGATGCGGTAGATGCGCAGAACGCCGCGCCGGGAGATGCCGATCCGCCGATG
Encoded proteins:
- a CDS encoding methyltransferase domain-containing protein; amino-acid sequence: MTTGTGYVDPAYLDAAARLAESGKRLSYERMSLTPGETALDVGCGPGTDTLHMAELVGPTGRVVGVDRDPEMIAEANRRAEIVGVDDFVEHQLADAAALPFADGCFDGVRSERLFLHLGEPERVLAEMVRVTRAEGYVVVMDTDWGTRTVDSPEVDLERRFARVLAETCLANGYSGRRLFGLARRAGLADVRVDPVPLVITDYGFFSLLSRMEMAVDAALRTGALTAAELARLDETWRAMDDAGDFFALTTMLMVTGRKP
- a CDS encoding alpha/beta hydrolase, with the protein product MTTGDAGPATGLEPRTRFVGCGGVRLHALDWGGDGPPLVFLPGLGQSAHVFREIAPEFAGEYRVVALTARSHGESDAPEHGYTVDAFAADLRGAMDELGIGRAVLAAHSAAGAWATRFAADHPDRVRAMIYLDAVTDYAGYLDVQVRNPYPAPPRPRSGDTAAEREWMRRHVPGFWCGALEADLATRPPAAELMERSMAMASLFGEVAAHPQPYAGLRCPALALVATDTVETQYPWLDAADAEKRGKAEAYIRTVRAPWRAAAVERFRREAPGGRVLEMPGGHFFFLSQRERTAAEIRAFLSPLDHAAT
- a CDS encoding ATP-binding cassette domain-containing protein — protein: MDLTIRNLSKTYGSLQALNDVSLVIPRGMFGLLGPNGAGKSTLMRILATLQEADSGSVTLGETDVLRQKDEVRSMLGYLPQEFGLYPKVEAEELLEHFALLKGIANVRQRRETVRALLEQTNLYDARKKKVGGFSGGMRQRFGIAVALIGNPRLIIVDEPTAGLDPAERVRFLNLLSELGENAVVILSTHIVEDVSELCSRMAIINRGRILLEAEPLVAVERLRGRVWRRTVDKADLPAVEARHRVISTKLLAGRTVVHVIAAERPGPEFDAVEPDLEDVYFATMLGVVRNAPAAPPAPVPDEIVALSGVDRAAILPIHTQPAPAPDTLASAGNVDARVSAETVDPSASDENAEDRASDESVAAPASPVTPAAPPREEIILASASPETAQSGDADAAIPSPGEAVDAAAAHLPIPQHVADAVDAQNAAPGDADPPMRAPVVPPVADPPPVLPPDAAQAIPPTEDAGPAHVIPSELAAPPAAASAEDDGQFALPWLDAWETATVADVASPDAPSADASTTEDASAEAASPGTGSTEHASAGAAPDDDAAADVGRMESVDAAEIDEREERR
- a CDS encoding Uma2 family endonuclease — its product is MSSLAQRRYTPEEYLALERASTDGKHEYVNGHIFAMSGASESHIVIAGNIFGLLRLDVRKRGCAAYANEMRVQVNTTGMYTYPDVVAVCGPAEWADAYVDTLVNPVLIVEVLSDSTEKYDRGEKFAHYRRLESLREYVLVSQTTMRVERFVRDGDHWRFDAVEDPEGTLALESVGCSLAVRDIYQFVSFPADGLTSI